The following is a genomic window from Methanoplanus sp. FWC-SCC4.
TTAGAATTGACAATCCCGGTCTGTTGTCAGGTGTTTCCTCAGGTGAATATTCTCTTTCAATTCCTGCTTCACAGGGGCATGCTATGGTTGAGGTTGCAAATCCGGTTGCTTCAACAGCAGCAATTTTTGCAAGTTCAAGAGAATCGGCAGTAATTATTACTCTTGAAAACCAGATTGGAAATGCTTCCGCATAGGTGTCAATGATTTCAACATTATTGATCTGCATTATCCTTCTCTCCTTTATTTTTTAAGGATAGACAATACCATCTTCTGTAATAATGATATCCATTAATACATCGTTGTCTTCAAGAGGTATTTTTTCTGCTTCCTGGCAGGCGAATGCAATGCCGATCTTTTTAATTTCAGGGTTCTTTTCAAGGAACCTGTCATAATATCCTGCACCATATCCGAGTCTTCCTCCGTTTCTGTCAAATCCGAGCATCGGAAGAAGAATGATGTCAACAGCACCCTCGGGAACAGGGATTTCGTTTCCGATTGGTTCGGGAACTCCGAATGTGCTTGGTACGAGGACGTCGAGGCTCTTTATATATGAGAGTCTGAGACTTACGTCTTCTTTTACAATTATTGGGACGACAACAGGATAATCATTTGAAAGAAGCATTTCCATTAATGGAGTTGTATTTACTTCGATCTCTTTTGAGGAAAAGCACATGACTGTTTCGCCGGGTTTTATGGCATTAAAGACGTGCCTGCATATGGTTTCGCTTTTATTTTTGCGTTCTTCGGGCGTTAGGGCTTCTCTTCTCTGGCGCATGATATCGCGGGTCTGATTTTTGAGTTCACGCATACGAATAAAGATGCGCTCAGATCTATTTATTAATGTCCTTTTCTGCAAAAAATATCGAATTATATAATAGTTGTTATTTTACTTTGGGTTGGCCGGATTATTTAGAATGTGTTAATAACTTTGATTGACATATGTATACTGCTGATTTGATAATTTGATTACCGTTAAATCTTCTGAATTATCATTTGGCATAAAGTGAAGCATTTATTTTGTTTGCGAGGGTTGCCAAGCCTGGTCAAAGGCGCAGGGCTTAGGACCCTGTCTCGTAGGAGTTCGAGTGTTCGAATCACTCCCCTCGCATTTTCTTTTTTAGGGTTATAGTTAGTTGTGAAAAATGCCACTTTTTGCAATTCCATATTCTATCCGAAAATTATTGAGTTAATTTAATGGGTATGTTAAAATTATATTGAACTAATGAAAGGCAGTCCTAAAGAGCTATCAATTTTTGCAGTTTTTGTTATCTTCACCGTGCCATTTCTCTTTATGGCGTTTGGGCTTTATGAATGACCCTTCAGAAGAAAAATTCCCTCAACTAATTGAAGAAGCAACAGTTCCTTGGTGGATTGGAATAATGTCAGGAATGGTGGATATTTTCGGAAAACATCCTTACATATTTATTGCAATATTTGTGCCATTCGTCTTTTTCTTAAAATGGATTGGAGAAATTAAATAAAATTCAGCTTTAAACCAGAATTTGAACAAATATTGTATATTTTATATCCGACATCCAAAAATGATTTACTTATTTTTCAACAATTCCCGCAGCTCATCAAGATTTACCAATATCTGTTTCTCAATACCCTCAATCTTGTCAATAATCACTTCAGGAGCTTCATATTCAATCTCCTCATATTCAATCTCCTTATACCGCGAGATCGAGAGGTCGAAATTATTCTCCTTCACTTCATCAAACGGCACATAGAAGCACTTGCCCTTCCGGTCTTCAGGCACTTCATCTCTCCGGCCCCGGAAGCGCTCGATGATATTAGGGATATCACCCTTCCCGTCAATGAGCGTCCGTTTGTCATCCAGTGAGAAACCGTCTGCTTCCATATCATAGAACCAGACATTCTCAGTCGTCCCGCCCTTAGC
Proteins encoded in this region:
- a CDS encoding 5-formyltetrahydrofolate cyclo-ligase gives rise to the protein MRELKNQTRDIMRQRREALTPEERKNKSETICRHVFNAIKPGETVMCFSSKEIEVNTTPLMEMLLSNDYPVVVPIIVKEDVSLRLSYIKSLDVLVPSTFGVPEPIGNEIPVPEGAVDIILLPMLGFDRNGGRLGYGAGYYDRFLEKNPEIKKIGIAFACQEAEKIPLEDNDVLMDIIITEDGIVYP